Proteins co-encoded in one Daphnia carinata strain CSIRO-1 chromosome 3, CSIRO_AGI_Dcar_HiC_V3, whole genome shotgun sequence genomic window:
- the LOC132087829 gene encoding uncharacterized protein LOC132087829: protein MECASSLCYNNSSPHLIDAIKLLIELGIDKKPKDNNGWNALHYLCRFNSSPHLIDTIKLLIELGIGKNPKDNDGWNALYLFCRYNSRQDLIDELLIELGIDKNAKDNNGSNALHQLCLLSSSPHLIDAIKFLIELGIDKNPKDNNGWNALHYLCRFNSSPHLIDAIKLLIELGIDKNPKDNNGWNALHYLCRFNSSPHLINAIKLLIELGIDKDAKDNNGSNALHLLCRFNSSQHLIDAIKLLIELGIDKNAITKAGSNALHLLCRYSSSPHLIDAIKLLNELGIDKNAKDNNGSNAFHLLCLYNSSPHIIDAIKLLIKLGIYKDAKDNGGSDALDLSRRNPNLTKCNVDEILKPDEVQL from the coding sequence atggaatgcgcttcatctttgtgttataacaattcaagcccacacttaatcgatgcgattaaactcttgatcgaactcggcatcgacaaaaaaccaaaggacaacaatggatggaatgcgcttcattatttgtgtcgattcaattcaagcccacatttaatcgatacgattaaactcttgatcgaactcggcatcggcAAAAACCcaaaggacaacgatggatggaatgcgctttaTCTTTTCTGTAGATATAATTCAAGGCAAGACTTAATCGATGagctcttgatcgaactcggcatcgacaaaaacgcaaaggacaacaatgggtcgaatgcgcttcatcagTTATGTCTATTGagttcaagcccacacttaatcgatgcgattaaattcttgatcgaactcggcatcgacaaaaacccaaaggacaacaatggatggaatgcgcttcattatttgtgtcgattcaattcaagcccacatttaatcgatgcgattaaactcttgatcgaactcggcatcgacaaaaacccaaaggacaacaatggatggaatgcgcttcattatttgtgtcgattcaattcaagcccacacttaatcaatgcgattaaactcttgatcgaactcggcatcgacaaggacgcaaaggacaacaatgggtcgaatgcgcttcatctgtTATGTCGATTCAATTCAAGCcaacacttaatcgatgcgattaaactcttgatcgaactcggcatcgacaaaaacgcaataaCTAAGGCTGGATcaaatgcgcttcatcttttgtgtcgatacagttcaagcccacacttaatcgatgcgattaaacttttgaacgaactcggcatcgacaaaaacgcaaaggacaacaatGGGTCGAATgcgtttcatcttttgtgtctatacaattcaagcccacacatAATTGATGctattaaactcttgatcaaacTCGGCATTTACAAGGACGCAAAGGATAACGGTGGATCAGATGCACTCGATTTGAGCCGGCGCAATCCAAATCTTACAAAGTGCAACGTAGACGAAATCCTTAAACCGGATGAGGTGCAATTATAA